Proteins co-encoded in one Candidatus Thiodictyon syntrophicum genomic window:
- a CDS encoding YeeE/YedE thiosulfate transporter family protein, translating into MNSKPRPIVTPGGQAPAPSGSPVPLSRRQWLLAGVAIGLLNVLITNVHLADRPIGASTGYPYLAGLVAGLEGAEYFRQIATAGSWELLFLAGGFCGALAGALASRTFRLRGVPALWARRRGPGLVRRLLWAFVGGFLLILGARLAGGCTSGHILSGGMELAASGLLFALVVVACFVAASRAFYGVSR; encoded by the coding sequence ATGAACAGCAAACCACGCCCAATCGTCACACCCGGGGGCCAGGCCCCGGCGCCATCCGGGTCGCCGGTCCCCCTGTCACGCCGGCAATGGCTCCTCGCCGGGGTCGCGATCGGCCTGCTCAACGTGCTCATCACGAACGTGCACCTCGCCGATCGACCGATCGGCGCTTCGACCGGCTATCCCTATCTCGCGGGCCTGGTCGCCGGCCTGGAAGGCGCGGAGTATTTCCGGCAGATCGCGACGGCCGGTTCCTGGGAACTGCTGTTCCTGGCGGGCGGCTTCTGCGGGGCCCTGGCCGGTGCGCTCGCCTCCCGGACCTTTCGCCTGCGCGGCGTGCCGGCCCTGTGGGCGCGGCGCCGGGGGCCGGGCCTGGTGCGGCGGCTCTTGTGGGCCTTCGTCGGCGGCTTTCTGCTGATCCTGGGGGCGCGTCTGGCCGGCGGCTGCACCAGCGGGCATATCCTGTCGGGCGGGATGGAACTGGCCGCCAGCGGCCTGCTGTTCGCCCTGGTGGTCGTCGCCTGTTTCGTGGCCGCCTCCCGCGCCTTCTATGGGGTGTCGCGATGA
- a CDS encoding type II toxin-antitoxin system HigB family toxin, with amino-acid sequence MSFPALRQTFRSADYVDGYVIFDVGGNKYRIAAVLHFDKQRAYVRDVMTHAEYDRNRWSRK; translated from the coding sequence CTGTCCTTCCCGGCGCTGCGGCAGACCTTCAGGTCCGCGGACTATGTGGACGGCTACGTGATCTTCGATGTCGGCGGCAACAAGTACCGGATCGCCGCAGTGCTCCACTTCGATAAGCAGCGGGCCTATGTGCGGGATGTCATGACCCATGCCGAGTATGACCGGAATCGGTGGAGTCGGAAATGA
- a CDS encoding FAD-dependent oxidoreductase, with translation MKLVIVGGVAAGMSAASQARRIDPATEILVLEKTQDVSYGACGLPYKLPPDERMEDLQVITAQRFRDERRIDVRLGHTVLAIDRAARQVVGRHADGDFRLAYDKLILCTGARVWSPPIAGLDDLWGQGAYPLKTLEDGRVLKAAVAAAPPKRAVVIGAGYIGLEATENLRALGAAVTVVEALPEILPWLPATLRGRVLDEAGRHGVELLTGTRVESIARQGRDLLVQTTRGTLTADLVLVATGVRPEAGLAADADLPLGAAGAIAVDDCLRTADADIYAAGDCADARHAVTGRSVWFPLALRANRSGKLAGENVFGRERRVPPVLGTAAFKFFGLEVARTGLSGDEAAPAGLDTVSIEVLASTRAGYYGGGGKLSVWLLGERHTRRLVGCCMVGPESAAHRIDTAAAAIQAGMTAEQLYDLDLAYAPPFGPSWSPLLVAASQLIKALD, from the coding sequence ATGAAACTGGTAATCGTTGGCGGCGTGGCCGCCGGCATGAGCGCGGCCAGTCAGGCCCGGCGGATCGACCCCGCGACCGAGATTCTGGTGCTGGAAAAGACCCAGGATGTCTCCTACGGGGCCTGCGGCCTGCCCTACAAGCTCCCGCCGGACGAGCGGATGGAGGACCTTCAGGTCATCACCGCGCAACGCTTTCGTGACGAGCGCCGCATCGACGTGCGCCTGGGTCATACCGTGCTGGCCATCGACCGGGCCGCGCGCCAGGTCGTCGGGCGTCATGCGGACGGCGACTTCCGGCTCGCCTACGACAAGCTGATCCTGTGCACCGGGGCGCGGGTCTGGAGCCCGCCGATCGCGGGTCTGGATGACCTGTGGGGGCAGGGGGCCTATCCGCTCAAGACACTCGAGGACGGGCGGGTGCTCAAGGCCGCGGTGGCGGCGGCCCCGCCTAAGCGTGCGGTGGTCATCGGCGCGGGTTACATCGGGCTGGAGGCGACCGAGAACCTGCGTGCCCTGGGGGCGGCCGTGACGGTGGTGGAGGCCCTGCCCGAGATCCTGCCCTGGCTCCCGGCGACCTTGCGCGGGCGGGTGCTCGATGAGGCCGGGAGGCATGGTGTAGAACTGCTGACGGGCACCCGGGTCGAGTCGATCGCGCGTCAGGGCCGCGACCTCCTGGTGCAGACCACCCGGGGGACCCTGACCGCGGACCTGGTGCTGGTGGCGACCGGGGTGCGCCCCGAGGCGGGGCTGGCGGCGGACGCCGACTTGCCCCTGGGCGCGGCGGGCGCCATCGCGGTGGATGACTGTCTGCGCACGGCCGATGCGGACATCTATGCCGCCGGCGACTGCGCGGACGCACGCCACGCGGTGACCGGCCGCTCGGTCTGGTTCCCGCTGGCCCTGCGCGCCAATCGCTCCGGCAAGCTGGCCGGAGAGAACGTGTTCGGCCGGGAGCGGCGGGTGCCGCCGGTGCTGGGCACGGCCGCGTTCAAGTTCTTCGGGCTGGAGGTGGCGCGCACCGGTCTTTCCGGCGACGAGGCGGCGCCGGCCGGGCTCGACACGGTAAGCATAGAGGTCCTGGCGTCCACACGCGCCGGCTACTATGGGGGCGGGGGCAAGCTCTCGGTGTGGCTCCTCGGGGAGCGGCACACGCGTCGGCTGGTCGGGTGCTGCATGGTCGGCCCCGAGTCCGCCGCCCACCGGATCGACACCGCCGCCGCGGCCATCCAGGCCGGGATGACCGCCGAGCAGCTCTACGACCTGGACCTGGCCTATGCGCCGCCCTTCGGACCCTCCTGGTCGCCGCTGCTGGTCGCCGCCTCCCAATTGATCAAGGCGTTGGACTGA
- a CDS encoding ATP-binding protein — MQQLLGRERLLATVQQHFAEAPAVALLGARQVGKTTLAREVARVWPGPTTTFDLERAADRAALAGTPEAVLSACTGLVIVDEVQRLPELFALLRPLCDAPDRKAVFLLLGSASWDLVQGVSESLAGRVRLVRVPGFSLDETGAGEQDRLWFRGGFPRAFLAESDAAWARWVESFAEIFLERDIPGLGSRVAPSALGRFWRMLAHFHGQTWNAAELARSMGVSPTAVNHYRDLLEGTFMVRVLAPWFENLGKRLVKSPKVYVRDSGILHHLLGLDSLFGLRSHPRYGASWEGFALEQTLIRFGERDAWFWATQRGAELDLLLLRHGRRFGFEYKCSDAPTSSRSMHIAQADLDLAHLWVVYPGGRHYPMAPGITALPLAGLSTLDLATAA, encoded by the coding sequence ATGCAACAATTACTCGGCAGAGAGCGGCTCCTTGCCACCGTCCAACAACACTTCGCGGAGGCCCCCGCGGTCGCCTTGCTGGGTGCCCGGCAGGTCGGCAAGACGACCCTGGCCCGCGAGGTCGCTCGCGTCTGGCCGGGACCGACGACCACCTTCGATCTGGAGCGGGCGGCCGATCGGGCGGCGCTGGCCGGGACGCCGGAGGCGGTGCTGTCCGCCTGCACTGGTCTGGTGATCGTCGATGAGGTGCAGCGCCTCCCGGAGTTGTTCGCACTGCTCCGCCCCCTGTGCGACGCGCCGGATCGCAAGGCGGTCTTCTTGTTGCTCGGCAGCGCCTCCTGGGACCTGGTGCAAGGCGTCTCCGAGAGCCTGGCGGGGCGCGTGCGCCTGGTGCGGGTGCCCGGCTTTTCGCTCGACGAAACGGGGGCGGGCGAGCAGGACCGCTTGTGGTTTCGCGGCGGCTTTCCGCGCGCCTTCCTGGCGGAGTCGGACGCGGCCTGGGCGCGCTGGGTCGAGTCCTTCGCCGAGATCTTCCTGGAGCGCGACATCCCGGGGCTGGGCTCGCGGGTGGCACCGTCGGCGCTCGGGCGCTTCTGGCGGATGCTCGCCCATTTCCACGGACAGACCTGGAACGCCGCCGAACTGGCACGCTCGATGGGCGTCAGTCCGACCGCCGTGAATCACTACCGGGACCTCCTGGAGGGCACCTTCATGGTGCGGGTGCTGGCGCCCTGGTTCGAGAACCTGGGCAAGCGTCTGGTGAAGTCGCCGAAGGTCTATGTGCGCGACAGCGGCATCCTGCATCATCTGCTGGGCTTGGACAGCCTGTTCGGCCTCCGAAGCCATCCGCGCTATGGCGCCAGCTGGGAGGGCTTCGCGCTGGAGCAGACCCTGATCCGATTCGGCGAACGGGACGCCTGGTTCTGGGCCACTCAGCGGGGTGCGGAACTCGATCTCCTGCTCTTGCGGCATGGCCGGCGCTTCGGGTTCGAGTACAAGTGCAGCGATGCCCCGACCAGCAGCCGCTCCATGCACATCGCGCAGGCCGATCTCGATCTGGCGCATCTGTGGGTCGTCTATCCCGGCGGGCGACACTATCCGATGGCTCCGGGCATCACCGCACTGCCGCTCGCCGGGCTATCGACCTTGGATCTGGCAACTGCTGCCTGA
- a CDS encoding transcriptional regulator, XRE family protein, giving the protein MNAALDLDKMVPAWQALKSLAPLAHIECEADYERATAFLNDLLDLVRDDAGHPLYSLVAVVGDLIEAYEIDHEPR; this is encoded by the coding sequence ATGAATGCAGCACTGGACCTGGATAAGATGGTTCCTGCCTGGCAGGCGCTGAAGTCCCTGGCCCCCCTCGCACACATCGAGTGCGAGGCGGACTATGAGCGGGCCACGGCGTTTCTCAACGATCTGCTGGACCTGGTGCGGGACGATGCCGGGCATCCGCTATACTCGCTCGTCGCGGTGGTCGGCGACCTCATCGAGGCCTACGAGATCGACCACGAGCCGCGGTAG
- the serS gene encoding serine--tRNA ligase yields MLDPRLLRTDLPLVAAQLARRGMRLDTARIEALEGERKGLQVRVQELQNERNTSSKAIGRAKAAGQDAAPLLAAVADLGTVLAAAEARLTAIQDEQGEIALGLPNLPDASVPDGADETHNREERHWGEPTRFHFTPKDHVDLGTALGWMDFDLAAKVTGARFVVLSGPLARLQRALIQFMLDLHTKEHGYTEVYVPYLVNADSLRGTGQLPKFAADLFKVPGERDFYLIPTAEVPVTNLVRDCILEADQVPRRWVAHTPCFRSEAGASGKDTRGMIRQHQFEKVELVQAVRPEDSALAHEALTGHAETVLQRLGLPYRVVTLCTGDLGFSACKTYDLEVWLPGQQTYREISSCSNFGDFQARRLQARWRNPRTGKPELLHTLNGSGLAVGRTLVAVVENYQHADGRIGVPQALRPYLGGVEMIG; encoded by the coding sequence GTGTTAGACCCCCGCCTGCTTCGCACCGACCTGCCCCTGGTCGCCGCCCAACTCGCCCGCCGCGGGATGCGGCTGGATACCGCCCGGATCGAGGCCCTGGAGGGCGAGCGCAAGGGCCTGCAGGTCCGGGTGCAGGAGCTGCAGAACGAGCGCAATACGAGTTCCAAGGCCATCGGCCGGGCCAAGGCGGCGGGGCAGGACGCCGCCCCCCTGCTGGCCGCGGTGGCGGATTTGGGGACCGTCCTGGCGGCGGCCGAGGCGCGGCTGACCGCCATCCAGGACGAGCAGGGCGAGATTGCGCTCGGCCTGCCCAACCTGCCGGACGCGAGCGTCCCCGACGGGGCGGACGAGACCCACAACCGCGAGGAGCGCCACTGGGGCGAGCCGACCCGTTTCCACTTCACCCCCAAGGACCATGTCGATCTGGGGACGGCCCTGGGCTGGATGGACTTCGACCTGGCGGCCAAGGTCACGGGGGCACGCTTCGTGGTCCTGTCCGGGCCGCTCGCCCGGCTGCAACGCGCACTGATCCAGTTCATGTTGGACCTGCATACCAAGGAGCACGGCTACACCGAGGTCTATGTCCCCTACCTGGTCAACGCCGACAGCCTGCGCGGCACCGGCCAGTTGCCCAAGTTTGCCGCGGATCTCTTCAAGGTCCCCGGCGAGCGGGACTTCTATCTGATCCCCACGGCGGAGGTGCCGGTCACCAACCTGGTGCGCGACTGCATCCTGGAGGCCGACCAGGTGCCCCGCCGCTGGGTCGCCCACACCCCCTGCTTTCGCAGCGAGGCGGGCGCCTCCGGCAAGGACACCCGCGGCATGATCCGCCAGCACCAGTTCGAGAAGGTGGAACTGGTCCAGGCGGTGCGCCCGGAGGACTCCGCGCTGGCGCACGAGGCACTCACCGGTCATGCCGAGACGGTCCTGCAACGCCTGGGCCTGCCCTACCGGGTGGTGACCCTTTGCACCGGTGATCTGGGGTTCTCCGCCTGCAAGACCTATGACCTGGAGGTCTGGCTGCCCGGCCAGCAGACCTATCGGGAGATCTCCTCGTGTAGCAACTTCGGCGACTTCCAGGCGCGCCGCCTCCAGGCGCGCTGGCGCAACCCGCGCACCGGCAAGCCGGAACTGCTCCATACGCTGAACGGCTCGGGGCTGGCGGTCGGACGCACCCTGGTGGCGGTGGTGGAGAACTATCAGCACGCGGACGGGCGGATCGGGGTCCCGCAGGCCCTGCGGCCCTATCTGGGCGGGGTGGAGATGATCGGCTGA
- a CDS encoding transcriptional regulator, XRE family protein, producing MPAWQALKSLAPLAHIECEADYERTTAFLNDLLDLVRDDAGHPLYSLVAVVGDLIEAYEIDHEPR from the coding sequence GTGCCGGCCTGGCAGGCGCTGAAGTCCCTGGCGCCCCTCGCACACATCGAGTGCGAGGCGGACTATGAGCGGACCACGGCGTTTCTGAACGATCTGCTGGACCTGGTGCGGGACGATGCCGGGCATCCGCTATACTCGCTCGTCGCGGTGGTCGGCGACCTGATCGAGGCCTACGAGATCGACCACGAGCCGCGGTAG
- a CDS encoding YeeE/YedE thiosulfate transporter family protein gives MIVAFLAGVAFALIARWVGITRFERIIGFGLLLDFTVAKILLVAIGTSALAFFVEYQLGAAVLEVKPLLIGGVVAGGVLFGVGMALLGYCPGTMPMALGEGSLDAGVGLAGGLTAGLLYTLVYPWVAPWIGPDLGAVNLYVQDPVACALIVAVFAAVLFAAAFWLDRRRPSAPEPAAGVESAMK, from the coding sequence ATGATCGTCGCCTTCCTGGCCGGCGTGGCCTTCGCGCTCATTGCGCGGTGGGTGGGTATCACCCGCTTCGAGCGGATCATCGGGTTCGGGCTGCTCCTGGACTTCACGGTCGCCAAGATACTGCTGGTGGCGATCGGTACCTCGGCCCTGGCCTTCTTCGTCGAGTACCAGCTCGGCGCGGCGGTCCTGGAGGTGAAGCCGCTCCTGATCGGGGGCGTCGTCGCGGGCGGCGTGCTCTTCGGTGTCGGCATGGCGCTGCTCGGCTACTGCCCCGGGACCATGCCGATGGCCTTGGGCGAGGGCAGCCTGGACGCCGGGGTCGGTCTGGCCGGTGGGCTCACGGCCGGCCTCCTCTACACCCTGGTCTACCCCTGGGTGGCGCCCTGGATTGGTCCCGACCTCGGGGCGGTGAACCTCTATGTCCAGGACCCGGTCGCCTGCGCCCTGATCGTGGCGGTCTTCGCGGCGGTCCTGTTCGCCGCGGCCTTCTGGTTGGATCGGCGCCGCCCGTCCGCGCCGGAGCCGGCGGCCGGTGTAGAATCCGCCATGAAATAG
- the hslV gene encoding ATP-dependent protease subunit HslV yields MPIFQGTTILSVRRGGQVVIGGDGQVSLGATVMKGNARKVRRLYKDRVIAGFAGATADAFTLFERFEGKLEKHQGHLVRSAVELAKDWRTDRMLRRLEALLCIADGQSSLIISGTGDVIEPEHNLMAIGSGGPFAQAAARALLENSELSAREIVERALHIAADICVYTNHNLVLEELDAGVGEGR; encoded by the coding sequence ATGCCAATTTTTCAAGGTACTACCATCCTCTCAGTGCGTCGCGGCGGTCAGGTCGTCATCGGCGGCGACGGTCAGGTGTCGCTCGGCGCCACGGTCATGAAGGGCAACGCCCGCAAGGTGCGGCGGCTCTACAAGGATCGGGTGATCGCGGGCTTTGCCGGGGCCACCGCGGACGCCTTCACACTGTTCGAGCGCTTCGAGGGCAAGCTGGAGAAGCACCAGGGACACCTGGTCCGCTCCGCGGTGGAACTGGCGAAGGACTGGCGCACGGACCGGATGCTGCGCCGGCTGGAGGCCCTGCTGTGCATCGCCGATGGCCAGTCCTCGCTCATCATCTCCGGAACCGGCGATGTCATCGAGCCGGAACACAACCTGATGGCGATCGGCTCCGGCGGTCCCTTCGCCCAGGCGGCGGCCCGGGCGCTCCTGGAGAACTCGGAACTGTCCGCCCGTGAGATCGTCGAGCGCGCCCTGCATATCGCCGCGGACATCTGTGTCTACACCAACCACAATCTGGTGCTCGAGGAGTTGGACGCGGGGGTCGGGGAAGGACGTTAG
- a CDS encoding acid phosphatase, with translation MGVSRAVDLGGKPSTAVRPLAPAAPRRLLPWLALAGLVLAAGCASVNQAPPPAAVAELKPGIPVGFLQPDALPDGLTLLPPPPAPGSAAMAADQAAFRATRAFRNTPRWALASADAVLKLPEGPQAFSCALDAPITQEATPNLYALLGRSATDAKLAAAPTKEHYRRIRPFVVNRQASCTPDDEARLRLNGSYPSGHTMIGWTWTLILTELAPERADRLLARGYAFGQSRVICGVHWQSDVTASRVLAPGVVARLHADPAFRAQLEAAKAELAAARAKGLRPTRDCRAEAAALAVTLPKTRHPR, from the coding sequence ATGGGTGTATCGCGTGCAGTGGACTTGGGTGGGAAGCCATCGACCGCCGTTCGACCGCTCGCGCCCGCAGCCCCACGGCGGCTCTTGCCTTGGCTGGCGCTGGCCGGCTTGGTCCTGGCGGCGGGCTGTGCGTCGGTCAACCAGGCCCCGCCACCCGCCGCTGTGGCCGAGCTCAAGCCGGGGATACCGGTCGGCTTCCTGCAGCCCGACGCGCTGCCCGACGGCCTGACGCTGCTCCCGCCCCCGCCCGCCCCGGGATCGGCCGCCATGGCCGCCGACCAGGCGGCGTTCCGCGCGACGCGCGCCTTTCGCAACACGCCGCGCTGGGCGCTGGCGAGCGCCGACGCGGTACTCAAACTTCCGGAGGGCCCGCAGGCCTTCTCCTGCGCGCTGGACGCGCCGATCACGCAAGAGGCCACGCCGAATCTGTACGCCCTCCTGGGCCGCAGCGCGACCGATGCGAAGCTTGCCGCCGCGCCGACCAAGGAGCACTACCGGCGCATCCGCCCCTTCGTCGTCAATCGCCAGGCCAGTTGCACCCCGGACGATGAGGCGCGGCTGCGGCTCAATGGGTCCTACCCATCCGGTCATACCATGATCGGCTGGACCTGGACCCTGATCCTCACCGAACTGGCCCCCGAGCGTGCCGACCGGCTCCTCGCGCGCGGCTATGCCTTTGGCCAGAGCCGGGTGATTTGCGGCGTGCATTGGCAGAGCGACGTGACGGCCAGCCGGGTGCTGGCGCCCGGCGTAGTCGCCCGCCTGCACGCGGACCCGGCCTTTCGCGCCCAGTTGGAGGCCGCCAAGGCGGAACTGGCCGCGGCCCGCGCCAAGGGACTGAGGCCCACCCGCGACTGCCGGGCGGAGGCGGCGGCACTGGCCGTGACGTTGCCGAAGACACGGCATCCGCGGTAG
- a CDS encoding cation diffusion facilitator family transporter → MAATDRVMRLRSELEARLLRISFFGTLLIAALGVLFGLLARSPAVLFDGLFSLVDAAITWLTLHVARLVASQGDHRFQYGFWHLEPLVMALKASVLMVLVAYAFLSAVNSLLKGGYEPAFGTALVYAVLVAVIAFGMWWWLRRQAERIDSALVLLDVKAWLMSGLITVALLIAFVAAMAMQGTAVAHLIPLVDPAILALLALLILPMPFREARESFTEILVMSPPELNASVRAAMAQLVARHGFLDYRSYVSKAGRARFIEVAVLLPAELRLSIGELDALRAEIGAAIGGEGPERWLTIVFTADAAEL, encoded by the coding sequence ATGGCAGCCACCGACCGGGTGATGCGGCTGCGCAGCGAGCTGGAGGCCCGGCTGCTGAGGATTTCCTTCTTCGGCACCCTGCTCATCGCCGCGCTCGGGGTCCTGTTCGGGCTCCTGGCGCGCTCGCCGGCCGTGCTGTTCGACGGTCTGTTCTCGCTCGTGGACGCCGCCATCACCTGGCTGACGCTGCATGTCGCCCGGCTGGTGGCGAGCCAGGGGGACCACCGCTTCCAGTATGGGTTCTGGCACCTGGAGCCGCTGGTCATGGCGCTCAAGGCCTCGGTCCTCATGGTGCTGGTCGCCTATGCCTTCCTGAGCGCGGTGAACAGCCTGCTCAAGGGCGGCTACGAACCGGCGTTCGGCACCGCGCTAGTCTATGCGGTGCTGGTGGCCGTGATTGCCTTTGGCATGTGGTGGTGGCTCCGGCGTCAAGCCGAACGTATCGACTCCGCGCTGGTGCTCTTAGACGTGAAGGCCTGGCTGATGTCGGGCCTCATCACCGTCGCGCTGCTCATCGCCTTCGTTGCCGCCATGGCGATGCAGGGCACCGCGGTGGCGCACCTGATCCCCCTGGTGGACCCGGCGATCCTGGCGCTGCTGGCGCTTTTGATCCTGCCGATGCCCTTCCGGGAGGCCCGCGAGTCATTCACCGAGATTCTGGTCATGAGCCCGCCCGAGTTGAACGCAAGCGTGCGCGCGGCGATGGCGCAACTGGTGGCGCGTCACGGCTTCCTGGACTATCGCAGCTATGTCTCCAAGGCCGGGCGCGCGCGCTTCATCGAGGTGGCGGTGCTGCTGCCGGCCGAACTGCGCTTGTCGATCGGTGAACTCGACGCGTTGCGGGCCGAGATCGGGGCGGCGATCGGGGGGGAAGGACCGGAGCGGTGGCTGACGATCGTGTTTACGGCGGACGCGGCGGAGCTGTGA
- the hslU gene encoding ATP-dependent protease ATPase subunit HslU has protein sequence MSEITPQEIVAELDKHIVGQDEAKRAVAIALRNRWRRMQIPEPMRTEITPKNILMIGPTGVGKTEIARRLARLANAPFIKIEATKFTEVGYVGRDVESIIRDLADIGIKLCREQEMARLADLAEAAAEERILDALLPPPGGFEEESRTTTATTATREKFRVKLRANELDEREVEILVSAAPLGVEIMAPPGMEEMTSQLQGLFQNLGQGRTKRRKLRIKDARKLLRDEEAAKRVNEEELKLRAIENVEQNGIVFLDEIDKVTRRGEGVSGADVSREGVQRDLLPLVEGSTVSTKHGSVRTDHILFIASGAFHLARPSDLIPELQGRLPIRVELKALTTEDFVRILTEPDASLTDQYKALLATEGVNLEFTPDGIRRLAEIAWQVNERTENIGARRLHTVLERLLEDVSYNASDLDRVTVTVTAAYVDQNLSQLAADEDLSRYIL, from the coding sequence ATGTCGGAAATCACCCCCCAAGAGATCGTCGCCGAACTGGACAAGCACATCGTCGGCCAGGACGAGGCCAAGCGCGCGGTGGCGATCGCGCTGCGCAACCGCTGGCGGCGGATGCAGATCCCGGAGCCGATGCGCACCGAGATCACGCCCAAGAACATCCTGATGATCGGCCCCACCGGGGTCGGCAAGACCGAGATCGCGCGCCGCCTGGCCCGTCTCGCCAATGCCCCCTTCATCAAGATCGAGGCCACCAAGTTCACTGAGGTGGGCTATGTGGGCCGCGACGTGGAGTCCATCATCCGGGATTTGGCGGACATCGGCATCAAGCTGTGCCGCGAGCAGGAGATGGCCCGGCTCGCCGATCTGGCCGAGGCGGCCGCGGAGGAGCGCATCCTGGACGCCCTGCTGCCGCCCCCGGGCGGCTTCGAGGAGGAGAGCCGCACCACCACGGCGACTACCGCCACCCGGGAGAAATTCCGCGTCAAGCTGCGCGCCAACGAACTCGACGAGCGGGAGGTGGAGATCCTGGTCTCGGCCGCGCCCCTGGGCGTGGAGATCATGGCCCCGCCCGGTATGGAGGAGATGACGAGCCAGCTCCAGGGCCTGTTCCAGAACCTGGGCCAGGGCCGCACCAAGCGGCGCAAGCTGCGGATCAAGGACGCGCGCAAGCTGCTGCGCGACGAGGAGGCGGCCAAGCGGGTCAACGAGGAGGAGTTGAAGCTGCGCGCCATCGAGAACGTGGAGCAGAACGGCATCGTCTTTCTCGACGAGATCGACAAGGTGACCCGCCGTGGTGAGGGCGTCTCCGGGGCCGACGTCTCGCGCGAGGGGGTGCAGCGCGACCTGCTGCCGCTGGTGGAGGGCAGTACCGTCTCCACCAAGCACGGCTCGGTGCGGACCGATCACATCCTGTTCATCGCCTCGGGCGCCTTCCACCTGGCGCGCCCCTCCGACCTGATCCCCGAGCTGCAGGGCCGCCTGCCCATCCGCGTGGAGTTGAAGGCCCTGACCACGGAGGACTTCGTGCGCATCCTGACCGAGCCGGACGCCTCGCTGACGGATCAGTACAAGGCGCTGCTCGCGACCGAAGGGGTCAACCTGGAGTTCACCCCGGACGGCATTCGCCGCCTGGCCGAGATCGCCTGGCAGGTCAACGAGCGCACCGAGAACATCGGCGCCCGGCGGCTGCACACGGTGCTGGAGCGGCTGCTGGAGGACGTTTCCTACAACGCCTCGGACCTGGACCGGGTGACCGTGACCGTCACGGCCGCCTATGTGGACCAGAACCTGTCCCAACTGGCGGCGGACGAGGACCTGTCGCGTTACATCCTCTGA